Proteins encoded by one window of Blastopirellula marina:
- a CDS encoding tRNA modification GTPase, translated as MDLEQTIVAISSAPGIGGRSIIRLSGANAVCLALSVTTKPDAATFTTSQVIPLEICLPGERRLLADFWIWPTSRSYTKQPQVEIHLPGSRALADLVLLDLRRAGARLAQPGEFTMRAFLAGRLDLTQAEAVLGVIDAHGEQRFQSALRQLSGGLSGPLQNARNDLIELLALLEAGLDFVEEDIEFIEMEELQRRVTEIYDSLAQLRDQIRTRSTNQALPKVVLLGLPNAGKSSLFNAIAGSDEAITSPISGTTRDFITRDVCCENIDVQLVDTAGHEAVEDGDVIRKFMADQTRFATEDCDIGILCVDAEAGMSAQDRELSQRIPADQLLIVATKCDTPESGCPPFAAYATSAKTGSGVASLQQAIANKLREMELTEDTLVPSSAVRCLGAIEQTLGALTTCLEGIAGYHSEELIASEIRYAIGQLSEVVGAVYTDDILDVIFSRFCIGK; from the coding sequence ATGGACCTGGAACAAACGATCGTCGCGATTTCGTCCGCGCCGGGCATCGGTGGCAGGTCGATTATTCGCCTGAGCGGAGCCAACGCGGTCTGCTTGGCACTCAGCGTAACGACCAAGCCAGACGCGGCGACATTCACCACATCGCAAGTCATCCCCTTGGAGATTTGCCTGCCAGGTGAGCGTAGACTGCTGGCCGACTTTTGGATCTGGCCCACCTCGCGCAGCTACACAAAACAGCCGCAGGTCGAAATCCATCTTCCCGGCAGCCGTGCACTCGCCGACCTGGTTCTGCTGGACTTGCGTCGCGCTGGTGCTCGTTTGGCTCAACCAGGCGAGTTCACTATGCGGGCCTTTCTGGCCGGCCGGCTTGATCTTACCCAGGCTGAAGCGGTGCTCGGCGTGATCGACGCCCACGGCGAGCAGCGATTTCAATCGGCACTGCGGCAACTCTCTGGCGGACTTTCCGGCCCGCTGCAAAACGCACGCAATGACTTGATCGAACTGTTGGCACTACTGGAAGCGGGACTCGACTTCGTCGAAGAAGACATCGAGTTCATCGAGATGGAAGAGCTTCAGCGACGCGTCACCGAAATCTACGACTCGCTTGCGCAGCTTCGCGATCAGATACGAACGCGGTCGACCAACCAGGCGCTACCCAAGGTCGTCCTGCTTGGTCTGCCCAATGCCGGCAAGAGCAGCCTGTTCAATGCGATCGCTGGCTCGGACGAGGCGATTACCTCCCCCATCTCAGGGACCACACGTGACTTCATTACCCGCGATGTGTGCTGCGAGAACATCGACGTTCAATTGGTCGATACGGCTGGGCACGAAGCGGTCGAGGACGGCGACGTCATCCGAAAATTTATGGCCGATCAAACCCGATTCGCCACCGAGGATTGCGACATCGGCATTCTCTGCGTCGATGCAGAAGCTGGGATGTCGGCACAAGACCGCGAACTTAGCCAACGAATTCCAGCCGATCAGTTGCTCATCGTCGCCACCAAGTGCGACACTCCGGAATCAGGCTGTCCGCCATTTGCCGCGTATGCGACCAGCGCCAAGACAGGCAGCGGCGTGGCATCACTGCAACAAGCCATTGCCAATAAGCTTAGGGAAATGGAACTAACGGAAGATACCTTGGTTCCCAGCTCGGCAGTCCGCTGCCTGGGGGCGATTGAACAAACGCTGGGTGCGCTAACCACCTGCTTGGAGGGCATCGCGGGATATCACTCCGAGGAATTGATCGCTTCTGAGATCCGTTACGCTATAGGACAGCTTTCTGAGGTGGTGGGTGCTGTCTATACGGATGACATACTCGACGTGATCTTCTCCCGATTTTGTATTGGAAAATAG
- a CDS encoding Gfo/Idh/MocA family protein: MRSNQNRRNFMKLTAAAGAGFWAAGGVQAQETKSPNEKINFASIGIGGKGSSDSNDAGRAGNMVAIVDIDRERLEQAGARFPDAKQYTDYRAMLTEMGDKIDAVTVSTPDHSHAPASAMAMKMGKHCFTQKPLTHSIWEARRLGEIAKENKVVTQMGNQGTAERGVRRAAEIIQGGGIGDVKEVHVWTNRPVWPQGVAKPEPQPIPESLDWEMFIGPAPYREYADAYHPFKWRGWWDFGTGALGDMACHTFNMAFMALNLRDPVSVEAESSGHNGQTYPKWSVIKFEFPELNGRAPVTMYWYDGGKLPSPELTKDLPLDGGKLSSSGSLLLGSAGKIYSPNDYGAKFHLLPEEKYKDYEGPAESIPRSPGHFKEFVDGIKGGPEPMSNFPNYAGPLSETILLGNLSVWTTGESGKGKVIEWDAKNLEAKNAPEVAEIIKPKYREGWADLI; encoded by the coding sequence ATGCGTTCGAATCAGAATCGTCGTAACTTCATGAAGCTGACGGCTGCGGCCGGTGCCGGCTTCTGGGCTGCCGGTGGTGTGCAGGCCCAAGAGACGAAATCCCCCAACGAAAAGATCAACTTCGCCAGCATCGGTATCGGCGGTAAAGGTTCGAGCGACTCGAATGACGCTGGCCGCGCCGGCAACATGGTGGCCATCGTTGACATCGACCGAGAACGCCTGGAACAAGCGGGTGCTCGCTTCCCCGACGCGAAGCAATACACCGACTACCGCGCGATGCTGACCGAAATGGGCGACAAGATCGACGCCGTTACCGTCAGTACCCCAGACCACTCGCACGCTCCAGCTTCGGCCATGGCCATGAAGATGGGCAAGCATTGCTTCACGCAGAAGCCGTTGACCCACAGCATCTGGGAAGCACGTCGCCTGGGCGAAATCGCCAAGGAAAATAAGGTCGTTACTCAGATGGGTAACCAAGGTACGGCTGAACGTGGCGTTCGTCGTGCTGCTGAAATCATCCAAGGTGGCGGCATCGGCGATGTGAAGGAAGTTCACGTCTGGACCAACCGTCCAGTTTGGCCACAAGGTGTCGCGAAGCCAGAACCACAGCCAATTCCAGAATCTCTGGATTGGGAAATGTTCATCGGCCCAGCTCCTTACCGCGAATATGCCGACGCTTATCACCCATTCAAGTGGCGTGGCTGGTGGGACTTCGGTACCGGTGCTCTGGGTGACATGGCCTGCCATACGTTCAACATGGCCTTCATGGCATTGAACCTGCGTGACCCAGTCTCGGTTGAAGCCGAATCGTCCGGTCACAACGGCCAAACTTATCCAAAGTGGTCGGTGATCAAGTTCGAGTTCCCAGAACTCAACGGTCGTGCTCCGGTCACCATGTACTGGTACGACGGCGGCAAGCTGCCATCGCCAGAACTGACCAAGGACCTGCCACTGGACGGTGGCAAGCTGTCCAGCAGCGGTAGCCTGCTGCTTGGTTCGGCCGGCAAGATCTACTCGCCAAACGATTACGGTGCCAAGTTCCACTTGCTGCCAGAAGAAAAGTACAAGGACTACGAAGGTCCCGCTGAATCGATTCCGCGTTCGCCGGGTCACTTCAAGGAATTCGTCGACGGTATCAAGGGTGGTCCTGAGCCTATGTCGAACTTCCCGAACTACGCCGGTCCGCTGTCGGAAACCATCCTGCTGGGTAACCTGTCGGTTTGGACCACCGGTGAATCGGGCAAGGGTAAGGTCATCGAATGGGATGCTAAGAACCTGGAAGCCAAGAACGCTCCGGAAGTCGCCGAGATCATCAAGCCGAAGTACCGCGAAGGTTGGGCTGACCTGATCTAA
- a CDS encoding RNA polymerase sigma factor translates to MSLPPSATKTVSDAQDVASQTESAFVQYDRVKAAEEDALLIQALQSNDREALGTFVQRQQGFVFGYLRSRMVDPTDADDLCQEVFLRCLAGKVRFRGDVPVRPWLLGVARNVLREHIRRNKRRKEVEWTELCLELDALTEDDTSDYRVVHGWLHSCIDTLGSSAHEALKMHYFARLKMAQIAEKMRRSEGAVKLLVFRARQALKDCVTRKSRTAADE, encoded by the coding sequence ATGTCGTTACCCCCTTCCGCAACAAAGACGGTTTCAGACGCGCAAGATGTCGCGTCGCAAACCGAATCCGCCTTTGTGCAGTACGATCGCGTCAAGGCTGCGGAAGAAGATGCGCTATTGATCCAGGCATTGCAATCCAACGACCGCGAAGCGCTCGGGACATTCGTGCAACGTCAGCAAGGGTTTGTCTTTGGTTACCTCCGTTCGCGGATGGTCGACCCGACCGATGCCGATGACCTGTGCCAGGAAGTCTTTTTGCGATGCCTGGCCGGCAAAGTTCGTTTTCGCGGCGACGTCCCCGTCCGACCGTGGCTGTTAGGCGTGGCCCGCAACGTTCTGCGGGAACACATTCGCCGCAACAAACGCCGCAAGGAAGTCGAGTGGACCGAGCTATGCCTGGAACTCGATGCCCTGACCGAAGACGACACCTCCGACTACCGCGTCGTTCATGGGTGGCTTCATTCGTGCATCGATACGCTCGGCAGTTCGGCCCACGAAGCGCTCAAGATGCACTACTTCGCTCGCCTTAAGATGGCCCAGATCGCAGAAAAGATGCGGCGGAGCGAAGGAGCCGTAAAGCTTCTCGTTTTCCGTGCCCGCCAGGCCCTCAAAGATTGCGTCACACGAAAGTCGCGGACCGCTGCGGATGAATGA